AAATAATTTCGCGCAATCTAGCGAACCACACCTTTAACATAGATAAGGATGGCACTGTCAAAACAGTCAACATTGAACGGGTGAAGCCCGCGTTCATCCTGCAAGATGATCCCGACGGCACTAAGGAAAATACCACTCCTGAACCGATCAGGATTCCTTCACCGACGGATATTAACCGCATTCAACCAGCAGACGACACACGTCCAGCACCCCTCACCACTGATCCGGTGGATCACCCTATTCCTTCCCCACAACCTCATACACCCAAACGTACGAAGTTCGTGCCGAACATTTTAAAAAGGAATAGGCATTCGGACTCGATTCTGTTACAAAACGAGACTTCTAAGAAACGAATCTCTTTCGCTCGTAAACCTCAAGTCAGAACGTTCGTTTCAGAAACTCAACCAAAGAACAAATTAGATTTAGTATACATTGTTAACACGTTACGAGAAATTTTCTCACGTTAGTCAAGCTCATTTGCGCTGGGGTGTAGCGAATAAGTCCTCTCACGCTCTttacttatttaatttatctaataatcattatttaaacgtCTAGTCATGGACAAGGTCAGAGAAGCTCGAACACAGCTGCAGGCATACAGAAATGCCTCTTCCGATGAGCAGCTGAGTGCGGATTGCTTTCGAGTTGATTTAGACCTCGAGCAATTCGAAGTCTTCCTTCAGCAAGCCCTCGAGCATCGCGAAACACGAGCACTCACCACCAGATACGCGAGTTCGTCAAATTTTCCGGTCATCCAAGATGCTCAAGTTCCTCAATTGTTCGTTAACAACAAACCCGTATTGCGACTTTTCCTGCGTGACATCCTGTATCGCGTTACTAGGAAAAAGCTCTACGAATGCTTGTCAGCACAAGGGTGCACCGATTTTTCCATAGATAGTCTTAAGAATACAAGAAAGGGTCGCGGTCATTTCTTGCAAGTTGCTGTCATCCTCATGCGCTATTCAGATCAAatcttgtaaaaaagaactgacTTTCACAGATCCTAGAGGCAGAGTCTCATACATCAAAACGAGACCCGATCAATTCACTCAGCAAGAACCTTTACCGAGCACTCAGCCTGCATTCAACAAATTAACGCTTCTACCCACTCCTCTTGTAGACATTTTACAATGTGGAGATGTGATCAAACGCTTAGCTCACTATCTTACTTACAATAATTTCCTAAATCTTTACACAGATTGCCATGATGACCCCCAATTCCATGGCACAGCACTTCCATTCGACTCTGAATAGAATGCTTGAGGATGTCAATAACTTCAAATTCACTAGTATTTCATTCAATACTTCAGTCAATATAATAGAAATTccgtttattaacaaattgttATGGCGCTGCGTCAGCCACAGGCCCATTCCCGACAAGTATCTTCGTCTGCGCGAAATGGACCTATCAGCTGTCACTGTCTCTAAGAAAACTTTCGACTTACTCTCGGACagttttgcaataaacaaaCTCACGTTGGGCAGCACTCCAGGTGGGTGCGACGAATTTCTAACAATAACCAACTTAGAATCACTGAActttataaataacaaaaatttatcgctTAAGTTTTTAACCAGAGAAAAATGCAGTTCTCTGCGTTCTCTATCGTTTAACAACTGCCAAGAAGTGCCTATCGAACGTCTGTTCGACTTCGTAAAAAACAATACACACCTTGCAGAATTAAATTTCTCAGATTCTCAAGGTAGAAAGAGACACACAGTCGATCTTATTATGTCAATGTTCTCACCGTCCAATGTCACTGAAGCATTTAACTTCAATTATTCAGCTTGTAAAGTATTCCGTACTGAGATCATTCCTCGAGTAGTATTCTTGCGTACGAATGCTCTCAGGACACTCAATCTCGAAAACAACGACTATTTCAAAGGTTTTGTTACAGACATCATAGACAATGCGCCAAACCTAGTCGAGTTGAACTTATTAGGATTGGACTTCAATTATCCGTTACTTCTTTCAAATTTACCTCAATTACGGTCGATCCGGATAAATTACAACTACCATATTGTAAATGCACTCATCAGTGCTGGTCCTAAACAAACCTTTGAAGTACTCATAAACAATACGTGGGGAAAGAAAAGAACTCGAGTAATCAACCTAGCTAACTTAGCTGGAGTGATTCACGCCTGCGAACAAATAGATTTTAAGTTTGTTAACTGTCGAATCAATGTTCCGACGCACGTTCGCCAAGATCTCGCTACACACGGCGTTAGTCTACGAGCGTTAGACAATACTGTCTCTTTACTAAAGACTTTGTAAATACTTTAAGTTCATATTAATAAGTTCATACCGCGAGTTGTTACCATTAGAATTTACACAATCGTTATATTGTAATCTCAGATTCTAATATCTTTAGTTTTAATCATAACTTCTGTAAACGCTCTCCAGCTACTGACACTTCGCAATcgcaaaaaaatgttgtaatctCTCTCCGTCATAATTTCATTgatcataataataaaaatacttttcagtctttttttttccttttcgggGGGGAGTACTGTAGGTGCCCCACGTTAGGTGGCAGCACCTCCCgactgcggagagagagagagagagagagagagagagagagagagagcagccatgctgcgagcgagcgccgacGCCGCAGCAGAGTTCCGCAGACCACGGTACAAGTCGGTtgagctggagagagagagaggagagaataaAGTTATTGTTCAGGAGAAGAGTGTTCAATCTCTGGCCTAGCCTAGACGTCCTCTTCCCACACACAGAATCATCGCGCCACTGCGTTCGAGTTTCAACTTTCTGCCACAAAAGTGCAGCATCATCGCGACTCAAATTCTTCAAGCATCAGTTGGCTACACTGATTGGGTTTTGCGCAGGCGCAATCTAGTCTTCAGCGCgcgaattttgaattttttcgtagGGCGCGAAGTTTAAAATTCGATTTCGAAATTTGAATTCTCTGACAAACAGTATTACTATTACTATTGCAATTATCTTTCTAGTCATAACTGtccttatattatttattatatttacttattatatttattatataaccTAGGTTTACtattaattgttaaaaatgacACGAGATTCatgcaaaatattcaaaaagataACTCGCCCAGGcggtataatttaaaattgtaaaaattgttcTGCAACATATCACAATGTTTGCATGGCCTGGCATATTgtaaacaaaacaaattaGATATACCAGGCGTGTTACGTAAGAAATAGAAGCAATAACTCTATTAGAACACAAAAGATTATTTCGAGGGTGGACAAGGACAAAGacgaaaataaagataaagatACCAAAGATAACAAAGATAATAAAGATGTAGATAatagtaaaaatttaaatagtgACAAAAATGATCGAAATAATACTGTTAATAATACTGCTGATACTGTTAATACGGTTCATAATACTGTGAACGGCACCGAAGTATGTAATGCTGGCGATAACAGTACCGATTATGCGGATAACGTCAGCGCTGACGGTAATAGTGCTGATTTAGCTCTTTCTGCTTCGACTCCAACCGTCTGTGCCAGCAAAATTGCTGTTAGGAAGAACGCCCAAGCAAAATTATCAGCGGATATAGGTGCTCTGCACGACTGTTCAATGCCGTCATCAATGCTCGACCTTTTTAGCAACCAGTTCGATCTCCTTGAGGGGACAGTCGGCGATCTAAGGACTCTTCTTTGTGGGGAAGCTTGATGCCATTAGTCAGATCAGACCCTGGCCTAGCGGCATCAGAAATGATCGATAGACTGGTGGATACGGTCTCGTCACTTGAGGAGAAAGTGTAATGCAAAACTCTAAGCTGGAAGAGTTGCATGATGGTCGCTTTCTGCTCTCTCAAGAGAATAAGATACTTAAAGATAAATTGGAGGAGCTTACGCAAGTAATGCTCAAAGTGGAAAATTTTGTTGATGGTGCTCGGTCTGGCAGGGATGATGGTAGTTCTAATACTAGTCCTAGTAATAGTACCGGTGGTGATgcgaataataataacaacagcATGCGCAATAACAACGAGTGTGATTTCGATGCATCACGTGTTTTCGTCTCGCTTAGGGACATTGAGTCCGCTGATGCGAATACGGGCGCAAGCGCTTCCACGTCGACTGATACAGACGATTTTGAGGTCTGTAAAAGTCGACGTCGCATTCGGGGTCGCAAGTGTAGGGGGAGGGTTTGCGAACACTCTGCTGGCGGGCAATCCTCTTCAACGGACGGGCTGAGCAGTGTTGAGCCCACCACAGAAATAATTGTCTCTAATATTTTTGATGGTTCCGAGCAAGAGTGTGGAGACGTGGCCCACGCAATTCTCGGCATTGTTCTACCCTCCGTTGCAAGGGATGATATTAGATCTACGCGTTTGCTGCGTGCAAATGCAAATGCAAATGACGACAGCGGGCGCCTATCACCGTGGGTTGTCCGTCTTTTGAGCGGCGCCGTTGTGAAGGAGATAGTGAGAGCGAAACACAGGATCACTGGCCTCAATACGCGGCATATCAAAGTCTCGCATATGCCTTCGGAAACGAGTAATAGCCTGGTACAGAGTAAAATCtttataaatgaaatgttaagtaaagaattatttttgcaatttaatAGTCTGAAAAGtttctgttacaatgccgctaccctaagcgggtcttgggcgttgtcgtccagatcggacgggtgggtgcctatcaccactacacagcgcgtccttaggttgcggatagaggaacagcccctgagaaagaggttagctgcgaataaattgaataagcagccgcggacagccgataggaacaggcgtgggtgtgatgagcccacactgtcgaacgcattcatctagaaacactacgcaagcaccacaacaacaaaaacacttcacattatctcttatctctcaatctatctctttcatcacacattacaaaaatgggcaaaaatcctgctgccgaggaggatgcgggagcgatgacaactgccccgaaaggggatgtgtagaatgattcgtcacctggtcttacgcggtaacgatgccagcgaaggcgcgctgccttgcaggggggcgttaggatgcgagaatgaaaccgtagtgtgtctgacgacgaattgacactgtcctcgtcaaagtcggaaagctctcatacttagttctagagaggtatgggggttatcgtctctagaacggtggactcacctgcgatcggaacaggatccgaagcgcgcgggtttaatataacatcatggctcaaaaaaatcaaatccgaaccaaaagggacttaagggtcggaacttggaatgttcgcagtctatacagagcaggtgcgtttaaagaactcgtaaaggaagctgataggtacaatctatatttggtagcaatagaggaatcgcggtggccagatggcggagtactagcatcgggtaacttcacgtacctgtatggggccgggagtgggggatttctaggcaccggatttctcgtaagcaaaggcatcatacattcggttaaaagtttcaaatccgtcaatgataggctctcgtacatcattatggaaggggaatggtatagatatgtatttattaatgtacactgtcctacggaggacaaagaagaagaagctaaggatctctattacgaaactttagagcaggtaatcgaccagttcgcgtcttacgacacaagaatagtattaggcgatttcaatgctaaaataggtagggaggaaatgtttaggcctactatacgtaaggaaagcctgcacgaagccagcaatgataacggtattagggtcataaatttcgcggcggcaaaagatcttataatcaaaactacgtgttttaagcacaagaacatacacaaggcaacgtggacatcgccggacggggccacacagaaccaaattgatcatttcctcattgaaaaaagacgtcatactaatgttcttgacgtaagggcttacagaggggcagatagcgactcggaccacttcctagtagtagccaaattaagagctagactagtagcgaatcaaaatagtaagcgagcaaacaaggtagaaagcttcgatattgagaaactacgagatagaacagagcgaattaggtaccagatagaaattaataacaggttctCAAGTCTTgtggaattttgaaaatactagTCTTGATGAAAGTAGCTTTATTTCAAACGAATTTTATGAAGCATTTATAATATGTTTAGCAGGTAAATTATAGTATTATcttgtaaaaatatatatttttatagttttttttgtgAGTATATTTAATTCTTAAATTGCATGAACTGACATAGCTGTTATAATGTGCTCATTTTGCTCGTAGTGATTATTTAAAACTCTCTTGTTAAAATTATAACGAGCATTAGAGtctcttattattataaattaaattattgcacaggttagttaaaaatattgaaagtcACTGTTGTAAGATTATATGTATCGTAAAACAGATATGTCAGTACTTTTGTGCGTTAGCTTTGAatctttaaataatatatttgaacatattataaataatactacttattttttaatatcattGTATTGCAGAAACAGAAAAAGATGCTCAAATCAAGGgcgaaacaaaaacaaaacgaCTTATAATGCCAAAAAAATTGACTTCAACTGATTCTAGTGAAAGCGTATGTGCCGATGAGGATGATAAAGTGCATAAATCTGTGAGTATATACAAAATACTTagcattttaaatattaataccGTAGTCTTAAAGTGAATTCCATGGATATTGGCATCTGAACAGTATGCAAACAAGTTACGAGTCATGACTGCAAActcaaaaattctaaattattatgattgcTTGTTTCATCAAATTTGGAtcttattaaataattataatcattCATATTATTCTAAACTTGATTAcagtaatatactatatttatatttattttctgtaCTTACAGCAGTGTactaaaatattgaaaaaaattgttggtaAACAAAATTCTCAACaaacattacaaaaatttaaacagcAGATTCTAATAAACAGTAGAACAACAATCAATCAAGAGAATGAAGAAGCTTTCATGTCTTCATCAAATACTATTAacggaaaattaaatttagaaCCAAAAGTATTAATAAACAGgatacaaaaagaaaataggaGTTGTTATGCGTCCAAAAAAGGTTAGTTATTATCAGATTTTATCACATATACTATTACAAAGTTATGCGATTCCTGTGCAAGCCCGTATTTATAATCCAAACGTATTTTATTCTTCATTTGACCTAAATTTGACAATTTAAGCGAAAAGCAGCATGTTTTTTCTGGAAAGCAGTTTTGTGTGCAGCGCAGCACAACGCTACTCAACTCTTGGTTTTTTATTGTGTTATTTAGAAAGCCGTACTCAATATAAGAGACTCGTTTTTAGATATCCAAAAACGAGTCTCTTATATTGAGGGGATACACCACTTataaatcctgaaaaaaatatttatgaggcaaaattacaaaattaaagtaatagatttaaaattttttttagtgatATTTGGTATAATTAGCTTCAATTCTACCGTGCTAGAACATTAATTACACATACTTACTCAATTGGGTTTTACACATCAAACCTCACCTAACCTCCAAATATCTTCTTTTCGACATTGGAAATATAAAATGTCCTGTGGCGGCGTTGCTTTAGATCCGGCCGCCCCTAAAAAttcttacatttttaaaacttttgaaattttgaaaattccacaatatttaacattttcttgatttttaaaattttttaaattcagtaAATTACAAGACAGTACAAGATAAAAAGTACCAAGAGTggaattaaataattttttaaaaatatttttctaattaagtatacatttttaaaccTCTTGCTGATCAAAtttgatagaataaaatacgttaaaaataataagttttcaCTTTTCACGATTATGATGACTTTAGTTTCGTGTTGCATACAGGACTTTATCCACGACTTAACTGTGTAGCCACTTTGTTGTCTGAAAAATTGGGACCTACACATCCATTGTTAATgcaaactaaattttcaaaattttaagtttttaaaattaaatgtttttttttattcttccacaaattaaaaattttttgaaatcattaaaaattgtattccCGCAAATGCGGCAAAAAATCTATGAGAGAATATAAGACTACTTTAGTCCCGCTTTTCGgggaataaagtggctatGATAGTTAAGCcgtgaaaaaatattaatatcaaatatcAAAGAAACTATAATGATAACTGTGTTTCAATATTACATTAGCTTTGCTCAGGAAGGTAAATATATGTGAAAAAGttgaatttatcattttcttttagatttattcaagaaaaaaaagactctgataaagaaaatgagaAATCTATGGAAAAATTCATACTTTCATCACCATTACCGCTTCGATGCTCGACACAAGTAGACCATATGTCAAAACGCACGTATGCACAGTGGTCGCGTACATCTATTCGTTCACCGCATACAAATGCACGTTTAAATTCCTTATCACGATCGCAACCGTCTCGACGTAAATCACGGTCACCTTTTTCGCGGCAAGAATCACGGACATCAAAGTCTCAGCCTGAGCGACATTTGACAACTACTCGTTACCGTTCACGTTCGAATACACCTCGGCATCGTACATCAGAACCGTTAATGTCCAAGCGTGAATTACAAGTAAAATCTACACAAAGCAAGCCACCGTCACCTCCGTCGCATACACTTCAGCATCTCTCACAAGCGAAATCTCAGGATAAGTCACCATGTTCTCAGCGTCAGTATGACAAACCGAAACCTCCGCTGCAACATAAGTCAGTGTTGGCTAAATCTCAAACTGCACCGCAGATATCCCCACATCACTCACGATCTTATACATCTCGGCGTCACTCCCGATCGCAGTCATCTCGGCATCACTCCCGATCGCAGTCATCTCGGCGTCACTCACGGTCGCAAACCCCTCGTCCTCACTCACGATCGCAGACACTTCGGCGTCACTCGCGCTCGAAAACATCTCGGCGTCACTCACGATCCCAGTCTTTTCGGCATCACTCACGATCCCAGTCTTTTCGGCGTCACTCACGATCCCAGTCTTTTCGGTGTCACTCGCGCTCGAAAACATCTCTGTGTCACTCCCGATCGCAGTCATCTCGGCGTCACTCGCGCTCGAAAACATCTTGGCATCACTCACGATCCCAGTCATTTCGGGGTCACTCGCGCTCGATAATATCTCGGCGTCATTCGCGCTCGCAGACATCTCGGCCTCACTCACGATCGCAGTCACCTTATCTCTCTCTTCAGCAGCTAACACAATCGCAATCTTCTCATGATAAATTACCATTACCTCAGCCTCAGCATGATGTATCATCACCTCAGCCGCAGCCTGATTCAGGTTCACCTAAATCTCAAACTTCACCACAGAAATCCCCACATCACTCACAATCACAGTCAGCTTGTCTCTCACTTCAACAGCTAACACAATTATCTCAGCCTCAGCATGATGTATCATCACATCAGCCGCAGCATGATTCAGGTTCACCCAAATCTCAAACTGCACCACAGAAATCCCCACATCACTCACGATCGCATACACCTCGGCATCACTCACGGTCGCGGACACCTCCGCATCAGTCACAATCGCAGACATCTCGGCGTCACTCACGGTCGCAAAAACCTCGTCGTCACTCACGATCGCAGACACCTCGACGTCACTCACGGTCGCAAACACCTCATCGTCACTCACGATCGCAGACACCTCGGCGTCATTCACGGTCGCAAACCCCTCGTCGTCACTCACGATCGCAGACACCTCGGCGTCTCTCACGGCCGCGGACACCTCGGTGTCACTCACGGTCGCAAACACCTCGGCGTCACTCACGGTCGCGTTCGCGTCCACACAGTTCTCATCATTCGACCCCACGTTCGCATATTAGAGATCGTGCACGTCATCATTCACGTAGTGCTGGTCCACATCACGGTAATTGTTTTAAACAcagatttcaattatttttattggttaaattgtttcattttttatcctTTAAAATATGTTATTTTGCAGAACATCCTGAATGTGcagtgaaatttttaaaagagtTTAAGCCAAAGTTATATCGTATGTATAAAAAGAAAGGTTTCGACTTAGAATCAGTAATTCCAGAAAGATACCGAAAATATCAACGGTTAAGAGACGATAAGGTATATTgtctattattttatactacCATTAAAACTCATTtaagtaatattttaattacattttgaaaatattctagaTATATTTAGGATGTGGATTATCTGTCGGTAAAAAGAAATGGAGAATAGCACAATATAAGCGCCGAACAGGCTTTTTATGTGATCTTGGGTACATATTATGGAAATGACGAGATTTGGCAAATCGTTGTTTAAATTTGTCTAAAGTTAAAACGCAAATACCAAATAGAAGTCCAGTAAAGCTGTGTACTCCaagaaaacttaatttgtatttaaGTAAGTATTACATATGTACAGAATTGTCtgacaaaatattttttacttagaatatgtgaaaaaatatttaatattttatgtatgATATCTACAAAAACACCGGAGCTGAATCAACAAATGCAAGACAGAAATCACAATCCATGACGTCACTATCACCACGCAGCAGTATTCTTTCAATCCCAAGGAAAACCGACGCAGCTAAAAAACTGTAATACGATCATGGAGCAGAACATCGAGTTAATTGACAGTGTACAAAAAGATATAATTCAAACAGAAAATACTTTTCATAGTGTTATCACTCTCAATAATTacgtgaaatataaaaaagaatatattttatacttaaatattcgcagccttaatggtaattttttacaacTCCAAGCACTTATTGAGAGCTTAAATACTAAGCCTAGTATTATAGTTTGCGTCGAAACTTGGATCATAGATTATTGAAACTATTTTAATCTGAACGGatacaaattatattacaataatagcaaaataaacaaatcggATGGTGTAGTGATGTATATTGAGAATTCCATTATTGAAAGTActgaaattattgaaataggtaaacttaaaataattaattcaatcaTTGAAACTGATAATGGCAATATAGAGATATCAGCACTATACAGATCACATGCCATtccaaaaattgaatttatcaccaatataaaacaattactaTATAACAAGAAATATGCTAACAATCACTTAATTataggtgattttaacatTGACCTACTAAATCTAGATAATATTAGTCAGGAAtttctgaacaattttttagaTAATGGTTATCTACCGGGATTTCAAGGTATTACTAGACCGTCCGATAGGAATAATAACACTGGAACATGCATTGATCATATATTTACTAAAGCTAAGACAATACACactttacattttaaattattaagtaCAGTAACAGATCATTACccattatttacagcattaagtacattaaagaaaaaaaaatatagaagaatcaataacctaaataaattatgataaattaagTAGCATAGCCAGTAGAGAAAAATGGAGTACAGTATTCTCAATGCATGATCCTAATGTAGCTGTGAATACAttgttagaaaaaataaataattgtgtaCAACGGGCTACTTTCATAaagaaattaaacaataaacacAATAACAAAGTACCCAGAAGTAAATGGATCACTAAGGCAatactaaattcttgcgaaagaaaagaaatactATACAAATTATGGAAAACTGAACCAAATAATGTGAATCTAAAGATAGAATATCggaattatattaaaattttaaatagggtaattaaagaagcaaaaataatatatgataGAGATCAGGTTGTAAAAAATAGTGATAATCCCAGAAACATGTGGAGAGTATTCAAACAAAAACTAggtaaaaatgcgaaaaaagaTAGAAATATAAACCAGATTTATGATGAtaggaaaaatttaataaataatcatacaGATATTGCTAACCATTTCAACTCTTACTTTAGTAGCATCGGCAAAACATTGAGTGATCAAATAGTGCAACCAATGAATGTAAACGTCAAATTAccaaagataaataataattctatttttattacgcctactaattactttgaaattactggcataattcaaaatatgaaattaaagAATGGAGGAGTAGACAACATAAACTCTAAATCACTAAAAACTCTAACACAGTACATAGTAGACCCACTGgtacatattataaatatatgcataGAAAAATCTATATGGCCGACTGCGTTAAAAAATGCTGATATAATACCGATACATAAAACTGGAAACTAGAGGAATATAACTAATTATAGACCAATATCTTTAATATCACATGTAGCAAAGATCTtcgaaaaaatcatttataatagaatattgagttttattagtacatttaatattttatccagTAATCAATAtggttttgttaaaaatagagGTGCGAAAGATGCTCTGGCAGAAATAACCAAGATTATTTATGAGAAATTAGACAATAGTACCCCGATTGCAATCACTTTTCTCGATCTTGCGAAAGCTTTTGATACGGTAGATCATAAGATACTACTTGATAAACTTTACAATTATGGAATCAGAGGCACGGCACACAAACTTATAACAAGTTATCTGGAAGGTAGAAATCaaagagtaaaaattaatgactGTATAAGTGAATCCAAAACAATTACTACGGGTGTACCACAAGGTACTATCTTAGGTCcactgttttttattatatatgttaATGATCTCTTGCAAAATATGCctgcaaattcaataatatcaTATGCGGATGATACAGCAATTATTTCGACGGATAGTTCTTGGACAGGAgtagaggaaaaaatgacTAACTACCTGTATAAAGTATCTAACTGGCTTGCACTAAATAAGCTATAACTAAACATTGACAAAACAGTTTATATGACGATCGGGAACTACTCTGATAGCGTACctaaagattttttaatacaaattgaTGGCAAAGACATCAAAAGAGTTGAAAATACCAAGTACTTaggaattatttttgattataatatgAAATGGATAAATCATATAcagtatttaataaataagttgaaat
The sequence above is drawn from the Nasonia vitripennis strain AsymCx chromosome 4, Nvit_psr_1.1, whole genome shotgun sequence genome and encodes:
- the LOC107981171 gene encoding serine/arginine repetitive matrix protein 2-like isoform X1, which gives rise to MEKFILSSPLPLRCSTQVDHMSKRTYAQWSRTSIRSPHTNARLNSLSRSQPSRRKSRSPFSRQESRTSKSQPERHLTTTRYRSRSNTPRHRTSEPLMSKRELQVKSTQSKPPSPPSHTLQHLSQAKSQDKSPCSQRQYDKPKPPLQHKSVLAKSQTAPQISPHHSRSYTSRRHSRSQSSRHHSRSQSSRRHSRSQTPRPHSRSQTLRRHSRSKTSRRHSRSQSFRHHSRSQSFRRHSRSQSFRCHSRSKTSLCHSRSQSSRRHSRSKTSWHHSRSQSFRGHSRSIISRRHSRSQTSRPHSRSQSPYLSLQQLTQSQSSHDKLPLPQPQHDVSSPQPQPDSGSPKSQTSPQKSPHHSQSQSACLSLQQLTQLSQPQHDVSSHQPQHDSGSPKSQTAPQKSPHHSRSHTPRHHSRSRTPPHQSQSQTSRRHSRSQKPRRHSRSQTPRRHSRSQTPHRHSRSQTPRRHSRSQTPRRHSRSQTPRRLSRPRTPRCHSRSQTPRRHSRSRSRPHSSHHSTPRSHIRDRARHHSRSAGPHHEHPECAVKFLKEFKPKLYRMYKKKGFDLESVIPERYRKYQRLRDDKIYLGCGLSVGKKKWRIAQYKRRTGFLCDLGYILWK
- the LOC107981171 gene encoding uncharacterized protein LOC107981171 isoform X2 — its product is MPKKLTSTDSSESVCADEDDKVHKSQCTKILKKIVGKQNSQQTLQKFKQQILINSRTTINQENEEAFMSSSNTINGKLNLEPKVLINRIQKENRSCYASKKEHPECAVKFLKEFKPKLYRMYKKKGFDLESVIPERYRKYQRLRDDKIYLGCGLSVGKKKWRIAQYKRRTGFLCDLGYILWK
- the LOC107981171 gene encoding uncharacterized protein LOC107981171 isoform X3 — protein: MMYHHISRSMIQVHPNLKLHHRNPHITHDRIHLGITHGRGHLRISHNRRHLGVTHGRKNLVVTHDRRHLDVTHGRKHLIVTHDRRHLGVIHGRKPLVVTHDRRHLGVSHGRGHLGVTHGRKHLGVTHGRVRVHTVLIIRPHVRILEIVHVIIHVVLVHITNILNVQ
- the LOC116417174 gene encoding uncharacterized protein LOC116417174, which codes for MMTPNSMAQHFHSTLNRMLEDVNNFKFTSISFNTSVNIIEIPFINKLLWRCVSHRPIPDKYLRLREMDLSAVTVSKKTFDLLSDSFAINKLTLGSTPGGCDEFLTITNLESLNFINNKNLSLKFLTREKCSSLRSLSFNNCQEVPIERLFDFVKNNTHLAELNFSDSQGRKRHTVDLIMSMFSPSNVTEAFNFNYSACKVFRTEIIPRVVFLRTNALRTLNLENNDYFKGFVTDIIDNAPNLVELNLLGLDFNYPLLLSNLPQLRSIRINYNYHIVNALISAGPKQTFEVLINNTWGKKRTRVINLANLAGVIHACEQIDFKFVNCRINVPTHVRQDLATHGVSLRALDNTVSLLKTL